In one Lolium rigidum isolate FL_2022 chromosome 3, APGP_CSIRO_Lrig_0.1, whole genome shotgun sequence genomic region, the following are encoded:
- the LOC124699010 gene encoding polyol transporter 5-like, producing MAHDGAADEANTAPLLASKTEKPRRNMYAFGCATLASMTTILMGYNLALMSGAQLFIREDLGLTDEQVEVLAGSMNVYMLVSILAAGWTADLLGRRGTLVLANGFLMAGALAMSLGGSYAALMAARFVTSIGVGFALVVAPVYNAEISPASVRGVLSSLLDIFVNVGILLSYVSNYALAGLPVHIGWRVMYAIGVLPPVFLAAGVLCMPESPRWLAMRGRQADARAVLVRTSDTAAEAELRLEEIKRVVEAPQDAGVGVWRELIFQPSAMVRRILVCVVGLNFLQQAAGIDAILLYSPLVFKKAGMSSSHAILGATIAIGVVKTCFILVVSFFSDRVGRRPLLMASSGGVAMSLAALALTLCVGEPSPASAAACVTFVLASVAAFSVGFGSLPSTVSAEIMPLRLRAQGASLGMAVNRLTCGVVSMSFISLSAWITMPGCFFLYAGLAATACVFVFVRLPETRGRSLEDMDALFSK from the exons ATGGCGCACGATGGAGCTGCCGATGAAGCCAACACCGCGCCGCTGCTCGCGTCGAAGACGGAGAAGCCACGGCGGAACATGTACGCCTTCGGCTGTGCCACGCTCGCCTCCATGACCACCATCCTCATGGGCTACA ATCTGGCGCTGATGAGCGGCGCGCAGCTCTTCATCCGGGAGGACCTGGGGCTGACCGACGAGCAGGTGGAGGTGCTGGCGGGGTCCATGAACGTGTACATGCTCGTGTCCATCCTCGCCGCCGGCTGGACGGCCGACCTCCTGGGCCGCCGCGGCACGCTCGTGCTCGCCAACGGCTTCCTCATGGCCGGCGCGCTCGCCATGTCGCTCGGCGGCAGCTACGCCGCGCTCATGGCCGCGCGCTTCGTCACCAGCATCGGCGTCGGCTTCGCCCTCGTCGTCGCGCCGGTCTACAACGCTGAGATCTCGCCGGCGTCCGTTCGCGGCGTGCTCTCTTCGTTGCTCGAT ATTTTTGTAAACGTGGGCATCCTGCTCAGCTACGTGTCCAACTACGCCTTAGCCGGCCTGCCGGTGCACATCGGCTGGCGGGTCATGTACGCCATCGGCGTGCTCCCGCCCGTGTTCCTCGCCGCGGGGGTGCTCTGCATGCCGGAGTCGCCTCGGTGGCTCGCCATGCGCGGGCGCCAGGCCGACGCGCGCGCGGTGCTGGTGCGCACCTCTGACACGGCCGCGGAGGCCGAGCTGCGCCTAGAGGAGATCAAGCGGGTCGTCGAGGCGCCGCAAGATGCCGGAGTCGGCGTGTGGCGGGAGCTGATCTTCCAGCCGTCGGCCATGGTCCGGCGGATCCTCGTCTGCGTGGTCGGGCTTAACTTCCTCCAGCAAGCCGCCGGCATCGACGCCATCCTTCTCTACAGTCCGCTGGTGTTCAAGAAGGCCGGCATGTCGTCGAGCCACGCCATCCTGGGCGCCACCATTGCCATCGGCGTCGTAAAGACGTGCTTCATCCTCGTCGTCTCCTTCTTCTCCGACCGAGTCGGCCGGCGCCCGCTCCTAATGGCAAGCAGCGGCGGTGTGGCCATGTCCCTGGCCGCCCTGGCCCTCACGCTCTGCGTCGGCGAGCCTTCTCCCGCCAGCGCGGCCGCGTGCGTGACGTTCGTGCTGGCCTCCGTCGCGGCGTTCTCGGtggggttcgggtcgctcccgtccACGGTCAGCGCCGAGATTATGCCGCTGCGGCTGCGCGCGCAGGGCGCCAGCCTCGGCATGGCCGTGAACCGGCTGACGTGCGGAGTGGTGAGCATGTCGTTTATATCGCTCTCTGCCTGGATCACCATGCCCGGCTGCTTCTTCCTGTACGCCGGCTTGGCCGCCACGGCGTGCGTGTTCGTGTTCGTGCGGCTGCCGGAGACGAGGGGCCGGAGCCTAGAGGACATGGACGCGCTGTTTTCAAAATGA